Proteins encoded together in one Schumannella luteola window:
- a CDS encoding AMP-binding protein encodes MFRSPFPDETIPEVSLFDYLFSGIDEADLDRVALVDGPSGAETTYRQLVGQVLTLSGALAAERIGVGDVVALHSPNVPAFATVFHGILRSGATATTVNALFTAEEIVKQLRDSGARMLFTVSPLLPAALAAAREVGIPDARIVVLDGAEGFRSLRDLLTLGAPPPEVRFDPATHVAVMPYSSGTTGRPKGVMLSHRNLVANVQQCAPVLDMSPDDRILAVLPFFHIYGMTVLLDLALQRRSTLVTMPRFDLVQFLELIQNQRLSFLFIAPPIGVALAKHPLVDQYDLSSLRGLMSGAAPFDTALGEAVQARTGARVQQGYGMSESSPVTHVIPPSRADLPIGSIGFPIANTECRLIDVETGDEITALDGDAERSRSGELWVRGPNIMLGYLGDAEATAQTVDADGFLHTGDIAQIGAEGEYYIVDRLKELIKYKGYQVPPAELEALLLTHPLISDAAVIGVPDDENGEVPKAFVVRVADAELDEPTVIDFVAEHVAPYKKVRQVEFIDAVPKSTAGKILRKDLRGR; translated from the coding sequence ATGTTCCGCAGCCCCTTCCCCGACGAGACGATCCCCGAGGTCAGCCTCTTCGACTACCTCTTCTCGGGGATCGACGAGGCCGACCTCGACCGCGTCGCCCTGGTCGACGGCCCGAGCGGCGCCGAGACGACCTACCGCCAGCTGGTCGGCCAGGTCCTCACCCTGTCGGGGGCGCTCGCCGCCGAGCGCATCGGCGTCGGCGACGTCGTCGCTCTGCACAGCCCGAACGTGCCCGCGTTCGCGACCGTCTTCCACGGCATCCTGCGCTCCGGCGCGACCGCGACCACCGTGAACGCGCTCTTCACGGCCGAGGAGATCGTCAAGCAGCTGCGCGACTCGGGGGCGCGGATGCTGTTCACGGTCTCGCCCCTCCTGCCGGCCGCGCTCGCGGCGGCGCGCGAGGTCGGCATCCCCGACGCGCGCATCGTCGTGCTCGACGGAGCCGAGGGCTTCCGATCGCTGCGCGACCTGCTCACCCTCGGAGCGCCGCCGCCCGAGGTGCGCTTCGATCCCGCCACCCATGTCGCCGTCATGCCGTATTCATCCGGCACGACCGGTCGTCCCAAGGGCGTGATGCTGAGCCACCGCAACCTCGTCGCGAACGTGCAGCAGTGCGCGCCGGTGCTCGACATGTCGCCGGATGATCGCATCCTCGCAGTGCTCCCCTTCTTCCACATCTACGGCATGACGGTGCTGCTCGACCTCGCCCTGCAGCGTCGCTCGACGCTCGTCACGATGCCCCGCTTCGATCTGGTGCAGTTCCTCGAGCTGATCCAGAACCAGCGGCTCAGCTTCCTCTTCATCGCGCCGCCGATCGGCGTCGCGCTGGCGAAGCACCCGCTGGTCGACCAGTACGACCTGAGCAGCCTGCGCGGGCTCATGTCCGGAGCGGCGCCCTTCGACACGGCCCTCGGCGAGGCCGTGCAGGCCCGCACCGGTGCACGGGTCCAGCAGGGCTACGGCATGAGCGAGTCGAGTCCGGTCACGCACGTCATCCCGCCGAGCCGGGCCGATCTGCCCATCGGCTCGATCGGCTTCCCGATCGCGAACACCGAGTGCCGGCTCATCGACGTCGAGACCGGCGACGAGATCACGGCACTCGACGGCGACGCCGAGCGCAGCCGCTCCGGCGAGCTCTGGGTGCGCGGCCCGAACATCATGCTCGGCTATCTCGGCGACGCCGAGGCGACCGCCCAGACGGTGGATGCCGACGGCTTCCTGCACACCGGCGACATCGCCCAGATCGGCGCTGAGGGCGAGTACTACATCGTCGACCGGCTCAAGGAGCTCATCAAGTACAAGGGCTACCAGGTGCCGCCGGCCGAGCTCGAGGCGCTGCTGCTGACCCATCCGCTCATCAGCGACGCCGCCGTGATCGGCGTGCCCGATGACGAGAACGGCGAGGTGCCGAAGGCCTTCGTCGTGCGGGTCGCCGACGCCGAGCTCGACGAGCCGACCGTGATCGACTTCGTCGCCGAGCACGTCGCGCCCTACAAGAAGGTGCGTCAGGTGGAGTTCATCGACGCGGTGCCGAAGTCGACCGCCGGCAAGATCCTGCGCAAGGACCTCCGCGGGCGCTGA
- a CDS encoding Type 1 glutamine amidotransferase-like domain-containing protein — translation MSIHLVGGGWRDAGDPEVYGRFIAEASVRAAGSSRMVPRIGVVVIAEEDADAGELRRRYRAALEAVAPCDPVVTVVAEGEQIASSVLSDIDALFVGGGLTPAYHHALEPLYDEVRLLVADGLPYLGFSAGAMIAAEHALIGGWQIDGIVVCPSDTAEDLEEVTVVSGLGLVDLAIDVHAAQWGTLSRLVAATQAGLVPGGVAIDEGTVLIVGDESLAVGGTGNVWQIVETDDGVAVATLGGGE, via the coding sequence GTGAGCATCCATCTCGTGGGCGGAGGCTGGCGCGACGCCGGCGACCCGGAGGTCTACGGCCGCTTCATCGCCGAAGCCTCGGTGCGCGCCGCGGGGAGCTCGCGCATGGTGCCGCGCATCGGCGTCGTCGTGATCGCCGAGGAGGACGCCGACGCCGGTGAGCTGCGACGCCGCTACCGCGCCGCTCTCGAAGCGGTCGCGCCCTGCGATCCGGTCGTCACGGTCGTCGCCGAGGGCGAGCAGATCGCGAGCTCGGTGCTCAGCGACATCGACGCGCTCTTCGTCGGCGGCGGGCTCACCCCGGCCTACCACCACGCCCTCGAGCCGCTCTACGACGAGGTGCGTCTGCTCGTGGCCGACGGCCTGCCCTACCTCGGGTTCTCGGCGGGCGCGATGATCGCCGCCGAGCACGCGCTCATCGGCGGCTGGCAGATCGACGGGATCGTCGTCTGCCCCTCCGACACCGCGGAGGACCTCGAGGAGGTCACGGTGGTGTCGGGTCTCGGGCTGGTCGACCTCGCGATCGACGTGCACGCGGCGCAGTGGGGCACGCTGTCGCGCCTCGTCGCGGCGACACAGGCCGGACTCGTGCCCGGCGGAGTCGCGATCGACGAGGGCACCGTGCTGATCGTCGGCGACGAGTCGCTCGCGGTCGGCGGCACGGGCAATGTGTGGCAGATCGTCGAGACGGATGACGGCGTCGCGGTGGCGACGCTCGGGGGAGGCGAGTGA
- a CDS encoding ABC transporter permease — protein MTSATIPSNAAPLPSTPSLGRRLGNVVRLHLANPTTILVVPLSVLAVVFVVMMAIAGMILINAGDTTTVEKVSTGFQYSGAGFYIFVYMMVVAIQAMNATFNYALGLGVTRRDYYLGSAVTFVLLSLAFTVFFAVMGAIEDATNGWGVGVRMFTSIYYGDSVATRFVVVLCAFLFFFFAGTVFAAVFVRWKGMGLTLLFLVLALLGVGAAFLVTITRSWDAVWGWVNTTGYLGLALWSLVVTVIMGVAGWALLRRATPRG, from the coding sequence ATGACCTCCGCCACCATCCCCTCGAACGCGGCCCCGCTGCCGTCGACCCCGTCGCTCGGCCGCCGACTCGGCAACGTCGTGCGGCTGCACCTCGCGAACCCGACCACGATCCTCGTGGTGCCGCTCTCGGTGCTCGCCGTCGTCTTCGTCGTGATGATGGCGATCGCCGGCATGATCCTCATCAACGCGGGCGACACCACGACCGTCGAGAAGGTGTCCACGGGCTTCCAGTACAGCGGCGCCGGGTTCTACATCTTCGTCTACATGATGGTCGTCGCCATCCAGGCCATGAACGCGACCTTCAACTACGCGCTCGGCCTCGGCGTCACCCGCCGCGACTACTACCTCGGCTCGGCGGTGACCTTCGTGCTGCTCTCGCTCGCCTTCACCGTGTTCTTCGCGGTCATGGGCGCAATCGAGGATGCGACGAACGGCTGGGGCGTCGGGGTGCGCATGTTCACTTCGATCTACTACGGCGACTCCGTGGCGACGCGCTTCGTGGTCGTGCTCTGCGCCTTCCTGTTCTTCTTCTTCGCCGGAACCGTGTTCGCCGCGGTGTTCGTGCGCTGGAAGGGCATGGGGCTGACGCTGCTGTTCCTGGTGCTCGCCCTGCTCGGCGTCGGCGCGGCGTTCCTGGTCACGATCACGCGCAGTTGGGATGCAGTATGGGGCTGGGTGAACACGACCGGCTACCTGGGGCTCGCGCTGTGGAGCCTCGTGGTCACGGTGATCATGGGCGTGGCCGGCTGGGCGCTGCTGCGGCGGGCGACACCGCGCGGCTGA
- a CDS encoding GNAT family N-acetyltransferase — protein sequence MLEEEYNPRRQLPRHLRPEPTAEPEFSYELRAAEPTDVPDMLEIYNHYVANTTVTFDEDPLTLREMRAKLAAVRKLGYPWIAAVTPSGQLIGYAYVFPWKPKAAYRFTVENSIYLRPASTGKGLGKALLAALIAESKAAGIKEIIAVIADRGAEASIAMHEKQGFKQTGHMGKVGFKFGRWLGTVLLQKSLK from the coding sequence GTGCTCGAAGAGGAGTACAACCCGCGCCGCCAGCTGCCGCGCCACCTGCGCCCCGAGCCGACCGCCGAGCCGGAGTTCTCCTACGAGCTGCGCGCCGCCGAGCCGACCGACGTGCCCGACATGCTCGAGATCTACAACCACTACGTCGCCAACACCACGGTCACCTTCGACGAGGACCCGCTGACGCTGAGGGAGATGCGGGCGAAGCTCGCGGCGGTGCGCAAGCTCGGCTATCCGTGGATCGCTGCCGTCACGCCCTCGGGTCAGCTGATCGGCTACGCCTACGTCTTCCCGTGGAAGCCCAAGGCCGCCTACCGCTTCACGGTCGAGAACTCGATCTACCTGCGTCCCGCCTCCACCGGCAAGGGCCTCGGCAAGGCCCTGCTCGCCGCGCTGATCGCGGAGTCGAAGGCGGCCGGCATCAAGGAGATCATCGCCGTGATCGCCGACCGCGGGGCCGAGGCCTCGATCGCGATGCACGAGAAGCAGGGCTTCAAGCAGACCGGGCACATGGGCAAGGTCGGCTTCAAGTTCGGCCGCTGGCTCGGCACGGTGCTGCTGCAGAAGTCGCTGAAGTAG
- a CDS encoding GntR family transcriptional regulator: MNQPAAPRDAARFPDGTRATVDDSRPIFLQIAEQIENDIIAGQLAEETQVPSTNEFAAFHRINPATAGKGVNLLVDAGVLYKKRGIGMFVAEGARARLIDDRRTAFAEQFVTPLLAEAAKLDITPEQLSAMITERSTR; this comes from the coding sequence ATGAACCAACCAGCCGCACCGCGCGACGCTGCACGGTTCCCCGACGGAACGAGAGCCACCGTGGATGACTCGCGGCCGATCTTCCTGCAGATCGCAGAGCAGATCGAGAACGACATCATCGCGGGGCAGCTCGCCGAGGAGACGCAGGTCCCCTCGACCAACGAGTTCGCCGCCTTCCACCGCATCAACCCCGCCACCGCCGGCAAGGGAGTCAACCTCCTGGTCGACGCCGGCGTGCTCTACAAGAAGAGAGGAATCGGGATGTTCGTCGCCGAGGGCGCCCGCGCCCGGCTCATCGACGACCGCCGCACCGCCTTCGCGGAGCAGTTCGTCACCCCCCTGCTCGCCGAGGCCGCCAAGCTCGACATCACCCCCGAGCAGCTCAGCGCCATGATCACCGAGAGGAGCACACGATGA
- a CDS encoding uracil-DNA glycosylase: protein MTADAAAAPRPLAELVAPDWATALAPVESRVHELGDFLRAETAAGHRYLPAGDAVLRAFARPLADVRVLIVGQDPYPTPGHPIGLSFAVDRHVRPVPRSLGNIYRELRDDLGIATPEHGDLTAWADQGVLLLNRVLTVRAGSAASHRGKGWEAVTERAIQSLVERGGPLVAILWGRDAGTLRPLLGETPIISSPHPSPLSASNGFFGSKPFSRANAALESLGAAPVDWRIPD from the coding sequence GTGACCGCCGACGCGGCCGCGGCTCCGAGACCTCTCGCCGAGCTGGTCGCGCCGGATTGGGCCACAGCTCTCGCGCCGGTGGAGTCGCGCGTGCACGAGCTCGGCGACTTCCTGCGCGCGGAGACCGCCGCCGGGCACCGCTACCTGCCGGCCGGCGACGCCGTGCTGCGGGCCTTCGCACGTCCGCTGGCGGACGTGCGGGTGCTGATCGTCGGCCAGGATCCCTACCCGACCCCCGGGCATCCCATCGGGCTCTCCTTCGCGGTCGACCGGCACGTGCGGCCGGTGCCGCGCAGTCTCGGCAACATCTACCGCGAGCTGCGCGACGACCTCGGCATCGCGACCCCCGAGCACGGCGACCTGACGGCCTGGGCCGACCAGGGCGTGCTTCTGCTCAACCGCGTGCTGACGGTGCGAGCCGGATCAGCGGCATCCCATCGCGGCAAGGGCTGGGAGGCGGTGACCGAGCGGGCGATCCAGTCGCTGGTCGAGCGGGGCGGCCCGCTCGTCGCGATCCTCTGGGGACGCGACGCCGGCACGCTGCGGCCGCTGCTCGGCGAGACCCCGATCATCTCCTCACCGCACCCCAGCCCGCTCTCGGCGTCGAACGGCTTCTTCGGCTCGAAGCCGTTCAGCCGGGCGAACGCGGCGCTCGAGTCGCTCGGCGCGGCGCCGGTCGACTGGCGCATCCCCGACTGA
- a CDS encoding amidase, with product MFELHHLSAVDQLDWLRRGEISPRELVDHYLARIERLDGDLGAFVTVTPEQARQRAEELASSPGRAAALWGLPLADKDLTARAGVPTGYGSRAFSGYVPEASDELADALDATGGISLGKTNAPEFGMPSYTESLVAPPARTPWDTARGAGGSSGGAAVAVSAGLLPIAPGSDGGGSVRIPAAATGLVGLKPSRGRVPAGTGLDGLGGLVVPGPLARSVADAALLLDALVGAGEYDHATRAPSWDGGAYLNAAVRGEGRFQLGVTRWSPWSDEYEIAPHPESDDALALALRELDALGHGIEDLPDPGAEPGYAAAFRTVWQSGAAGIPVEEERLDLLEPLTRWLVDEGRKLTAVDLGRAISWLRDFERRTIRAFSGYDAIITPTLAMTPRPIGWYDHDDPERNFAQQCAYTPWTSFVNVVGLPAITLPVHQIADGLPMGVQLIGRPGREDVLLAIGAQLERRLHWDRRHPPQW from the coding sequence GTGTTCGAGCTGCATCACCTCAGTGCCGTCGACCAGCTCGACTGGCTGCGCCGCGGCGAGATCTCGCCGCGCGAGCTGGTCGATCACTACCTCGCCCGCATCGAGCGACTGGATGGGGATCTCGGCGCCTTCGTGACCGTGACGCCCGAGCAGGCCCGTCAACGCGCGGAGGAGCTGGCCTCGTCGCCCGGGCGTGCCGCGGCGCTCTGGGGGCTGCCGCTCGCCGACAAGGACCTCACGGCCCGTGCCGGGGTGCCGACGGGATACGGCTCGCGCGCCTTCTCGGGCTACGTGCCCGAGGCGAGCGACGAGCTCGCCGACGCGCTCGACGCGACCGGCGGCATCAGCCTCGGCAAGACCAACGCACCGGAGTTCGGAATGCCGAGTTATACCGAGTCGCTCGTCGCCCCGCCGGCGCGCACGCCCTGGGACACCGCGCGCGGCGCCGGTGGGTCGAGCGGCGGAGCGGCGGTCGCCGTGTCGGCCGGGCTGCTGCCCATCGCGCCCGGCAGCGACGGCGGCGGCAGCGTGCGCATCCCCGCCGCCGCGACCGGACTCGTCGGGCTCAAGCCCTCACGCGGACGCGTGCCCGCCGGCACCGGACTCGACGGCCTCGGCGGCCTCGTGGTGCCCGGTCCGCTCGCGCGCAGCGTCGCCGACGCCGCCCTGCTGCTCGATGCGCTCGTCGGCGCCGGCGAGTACGACCATGCCACGCGGGCGCCCAGCTGGGACGGCGGCGCCTATCTCAATGCCGCCGTGCGCGGCGAGGGCCGCTTCCAGCTCGGCGTCACCCGCTGGTCGCCGTGGTCGGACGAGTACGAGATCGCGCCCCATCCCGAGAGCGACGACGCACTCGCCCTCGCGCTGCGCGAGCTGGATGCGCTGGGTCACGGCATCGAGGACCTGCCCGACCCCGGCGCCGAGCCCGGGTACGCCGCGGCGTTCCGCACGGTGTGGCAGTCCGGTGCCGCCGGCATCCCCGTCGAGGAGGAACGTCTGGACCTGCTCGAGCCCCTGACGCGCTGGCTCGTCGACGAGGGACGGAAGCTCACGGCGGTCGATCTCGGCCGTGCGATCTCCTGGCTGCGCGACTTCGAGCGCCGCACGATCCGCGCCTTCTCGGGCTACGACGCGATTATCACGCCGACGCTCGCGATGACGCCGCGGCCGATCGGCTGGTACGACCACGACGACCCCGAGCGCAACTTCGCTCAGCAGTGCGCCTACACGCCGTGGACGAGCTTCGTGAACGTCGTCGGCCTGCCCGCCATCACGCTGCCCGTGCACCAGATTGCCGACGGGCTGCCGATGGGCGTGCAGCTGATCGGGCGGCCGGGCCGGGAGGACGTGCTGCTCGCGATCGGCGCGCAGCTCGAGCGCCGGCTGCACTGGGATCGACGGCACCCGCCGCAGTGGTGA
- a CDS encoding SDR family oxidoreductase — protein sequence MTKRVVVTGASSGIGEATARRFAANGWEVVGVARRAERLAELQAEIGLVPVVADLADDAALERAAVEISALGPLDALVNNAGGAFGLDTVEHGDVADWRAMFEINVIAVKQLIGALLPALRRGAAEHGNADILTITSIAAQVAYEGGGGYNAAKFAAHALMGALRLELVGEPIRVIEVAPGMVKTDFSLVRFGGDQERADAVYQGVENPLTADDIAETIVHAIELPGHVNLDLVTIKPVAQGAPYKLARGPLAPKD from the coding sequence ATGACGAAGCGTGTGGTCGTGACCGGTGCGAGCTCGGGGATCGGGGAGGCGACCGCGCGACGGTTCGCCGCGAACGGCTGGGAGGTCGTCGGCGTCGCGCGCCGAGCCGAGCGGCTCGCCGAGCTGCAGGCCGAGATCGGCCTGGTGCCCGTCGTCGCGGACCTCGCCGACGACGCGGCGCTCGAACGAGCCGCTGTCGAGATCTCGGCCCTCGGCCCGCTCGATGCGCTCGTGAACAACGCGGGTGGGGCCTTCGGCCTCGACACGGTGGAGCACGGCGACGTCGCCGACTGGCGCGCGATGTTCGAGATCAACGTCATCGCCGTGAAGCAGCTCATCGGCGCACTTCTGCCGGCGCTGCGCCGGGGTGCCGCCGAGCACGGCAACGCCGACATCCTCACCATCACCTCGATCGCCGCGCAGGTCGCCTACGAGGGCGGCGGGGGCTACAACGCGGCGAAGTTCGCGGCCCACGCGCTGATGGGCGCGCTGCGGCTCGAGCTCGTCGGCGAGCCGATCCGGGTGATCGAGGTCGCGCCGGGCATGGTCAAGACCGACTTCTCGCTCGTGCGCTTCGGCGGCGACCAGGAGCGCGCCGACGCGGTGTACCAGGGCGTCGAGAACCCGCTCACGGCCGACGACATCGCCGAGACGATCGTGCACGCGATCGAGCTTCCCGGTCACGTGAACCTCGACCTCGTGACGATCAAGCCGGTGGCGCAGGGCGCGCCCTACAAGCTCGCTCGCGGGCCGCTCGCGCCGAAGGACTGA
- a CDS encoding MFS transporter has protein sequence MTTPRLPDPPTASPRRRPGSITLSLVGFLFLVELASGILQGYYVPLISDIVGHLGIHDADFNWFEAGQLLLSAATVPLLAKLGDMLGHKRMLLISIAVTALASWALVLAQDFTTFLIAWSLQGVAAVWLPLEVALIFDRGRRTGTAATATRRSAGLLVVALEVGAIAGALGGGRLFAALGEQVPPTLIAPAVVVSLVFFAVLFGVPESEPLPGRRLDGGGFALLALSLVLVTSGLTFLRLNGPGAWWVWACIAAGVLLLVPWGRLELKHPDPAIDLRALGRRSMWPIQLTAGLFGISVLGAQVPLSTYAGTDPANGYGLGLDAGDRSIVIGIYLVALIIGAGVFAALSRVIRPRTMLLIAALLVALGYLLFVPFHLTLAEVLTNMVIAGLGSGALVAALPSAAAAAAPRGQTGVATGLTNTTKTIGGSFASSVFGVVLVTGAGMSAASLGGYLTVWIVCGAGALAAFGALLLVPRSAFSDSDPGSGRDGDAAADPIVVPPEPHSPAV, from the coding sequence ATGACGACGCCGCGCCTCCCCGATCCCCCGACCGCGTCGCCACGTCGCCGCCCGGGCTCGATCACCCTGTCGCTCGTCGGGTTCCTGTTCCTGGTCGAGCTGGCCAGCGGCATCCTGCAGGGCTACTACGTGCCGCTGATCAGCGACATCGTCGGGCACCTCGGCATCCACGACGCCGACTTCAACTGGTTCGAGGCCGGCCAGCTGCTGCTCTCGGCGGCGACCGTGCCGCTGCTGGCGAAGCTCGGCGACATGCTCGGCCACAAGCGGATGCTGCTGATCTCGATCGCGGTCACCGCGCTGGCCTCGTGGGCGCTCGTGCTCGCGCAGGACTTCACGACCTTCCTCATCGCCTGGTCGCTGCAGGGGGTCGCCGCCGTCTGGCTGCCGCTCGAGGTCGCCCTGATCTTCGACCGCGGGCGGCGCACCGGCACCGCCGCGACGGCGACGCGCCGCTCGGCCGGGCTGCTGGTCGTCGCGCTCGAGGTCGGGGCGATCGCGGGTGCCCTCGGCGGCGGACGACTGTTCGCGGCGCTCGGCGAGCAGGTGCCGCCGACGCTCATCGCCCCGGCGGTCGTGGTCTCGCTCGTGTTCTTCGCCGTGCTGTTCGGCGTGCCCGAGTCGGAGCCCCTGCCGGGTCGTCGCCTCGACGGCGGCGGCTTCGCCCTGCTCGCTCTGAGCCTGGTGCTCGTCACGAGCGGGCTCACCTTCCTGCGCCTGAACGGGCCCGGCGCGTGGTGGGTCTGGGCGTGCATCGCCGCCGGGGTGCTGCTCCTCGTGCCCTGGGGCCGCCTCGAGCTGAAGCATCCGGATCCGGCGATCGACCTGCGCGCGCTGGGCCGCCGATCGATGTGGCCGATCCAGCTCACCGCGGGTCTCTTCGGCATCAGCGTGCTCGGCGCGCAGGTGCCGCTCTCGACCTACGCGGGCACCGATCCCGCTAACGGCTACGGACTGGGGCTGGATGCGGGCGACCGCTCGATCGTGATCGGCATCTACCTGGTCGCGCTGATCATCGGAGCCGGCGTCTTCGCGGCGCTGTCGCGCGTCATCCGCCCGCGAACGATGCTGCTGATCGCCGCGCTGCTCGTCGCGCTGGGCTACCTGCTGTTCGTGCCCTTCCACCTCACGCTCGCCGAGGTGCTGACGAACATGGTGATCGCGGGGCTCGGCAGCGGCGCCCTCGTCGCCGCCCTGCCCTCCGCCGCGGCCGCCGCCGCCCCGCGCGGTCAGACGGGGGTCGCGACCGGGCTCACCAACACGACCAAGACGATCGGCGGCAGCTTCGCCTCCAGCGTCTTCGGCGTCGTGCTCGTGACCGGAGCGGGCATGTCCGCCGCCTCGCTCGGCGGCTACCTCACGGTCTGGATCGTGTGCGGTGCCGGCGCGCTCGCCGCGTTCGGGGCGCTGCTGCTCGTGCCGCGCTCCGCGTTCTCCGACAGCGACCCCGGGTCGGGGCGCGACGGAGACGCCGCTGCCGATCCGATCGTCGTGCCGCCGGAGCCGCACAGCCCTGCTGTCTGA
- a CDS encoding ABC transporter ATP-binding protein, whose amino-acid sequence MTAVVRTRGLTREYKELTAVDDVTIEFEENRIHGLLGRNGAGKTTLMSLLTGQEFATRGEIEVFGQDPVENAAVLSQVSFIRESQRYPEDFQVRHVLGTAPRFLPHWDQDFADRLIDDFRLPVKRRIKKLSRGQLSAVGVIVGLAGRAPLTFFDEPYLGLDAVARQLFYDRLLEDYSENPRTIVLSTHLIDEVAQLLEHVIVIDNGRIVVDQEADALRGSATTVVGRRADVEAFVGAREVLGREGIGGLASVTVAGLSPDERRAATAAGLELAPVSLQQLVVRLTGATDTDLEKSA is encoded by the coding sequence ATGACCGCCGTCGTGCGCACCCGCGGGCTCACCCGCGAGTACAAGGAGCTCACCGCCGTCGACGACGTGACGATCGAGTTCGAGGAGAACCGCATCCACGGCCTGCTCGGCCGCAACGGCGCCGGCAAGACGACGCTCATGTCGCTGCTGACGGGCCAGGAGTTCGCGACCCGCGGCGAGATCGAGGTCTTCGGACAGGACCCGGTCGAGAACGCGGCCGTGCTGTCGCAGGTCTCGTTCATCCGCGAGAGCCAGCGCTACCCCGAGGACTTCCAGGTGCGGCACGTGCTCGGCACCGCCCCGCGCTTCCTGCCGCACTGGGATCAGGACTTCGCCGACCGCCTGATCGACGACTTCCGCCTGCCGGTCAAGCGCCGCATCAAGAAGCTCTCGCGCGGCCAGCTCAGCGCGGTCGGCGTCATCGTCGGCCTCGCCGGACGCGCCCCGCTGACCTTCTTCGACGAGCCGTACCTGGGGCTGGATGCGGTCGCACGGCAGCTGTTCTACGACCGGCTGCTCGAGGACTACAGCGAGAACCCGCGCACGATCGTGCTCTCCACGCACCTGATCGACGAGGTCGCGCAGCTGCTCGAGCACGTGATCGTGATCGACAACGGCCGCATCGTCGTCGACCAGGAGGCTGACGCGCTGCGCGGCAGCGCGACCACGGTCGTCGGCCGCCGCGCCGACGTCGAGGCTTTCGTGGGCGCTCGCGAGGTGCTCGGCCGCGAGGGGATCGGCGGTCTCGCCTCGGTCACCGTCGCCGGCCTCTCCCCCGACGAGCGCCGCGCGGCGACGGCAGCGGGCCTCGAGCTCGCGCCGGTCTCGCTGCAGCAGCTCGTCGTGCGCCTCACCGGCGCCACCGATACGGATCTGGAGAAGAGCGCATGA
- a CDS encoding acyltransferase family protein — protein sequence MTTTAAASAPAAPKPKVRIPLWDNARWASVALVVIGHAIQRQTSDSDNALALYLFIYAFHMPAFAIISGYFAKADPPTGRSMRRLIGDILVPYIVMQAIWTFVQWLVEGKNSFNPTQPHWTLWFLLALGIFRVVLPYLVQLRWPMLWAVLFAVGVGYFDNVDSTFSLSRAIGIAPFFLLGWYLRKWPVVDWWRRAGAGAVWGVRAAAVAVFATWFAVVYVNVTPFRDFDLRYWFFYDDSFKGLGENEWWAGFLRFGLMLFAVLLSAAFFALIPRRETWFTAFGQATMYIYLLHSFVLYPIRETGILKDEHASATWLLTMVLASLAIAIFLASPLVRRIFRPVIEPRVDWLFVERDPRRPGPRRTDPMGSRRR from the coding sequence ATGACGACCACCGCCGCCGCGTCCGCGCCCGCCGCCCCGAAGCCGAAGGTGCGCATCCCCCTGTGGGACAACGCCCGCTGGGCCTCCGTCGCGCTCGTCGTCATCGGCCACGCGATCCAGCGCCAGACCTCCGACTCCGACAACGCGCTGGCGCTCTACCTCTTCATCTACGCCTTCCACATGCCGGCGTTCGCGATCATCAGCGGCTACTTCGCCAAGGCCGATCCGCCGACCGGGCGCAGCATGCGCCGGCTCATCGGCGACATCCTCGTGCCGTACATCGTCATGCAGGCGATCTGGACCTTCGTGCAGTGGCTCGTCGAGGGCAAGAACAGCTTCAATCCGACGCAGCCGCACTGGACGCTCTGGTTCCTGCTCGCGCTCGGCATCTTCCGAGTGGTGCTGCCCTACCTCGTGCAGCTGCGCTGGCCGATGCTCTGGGCCGTGCTCTTCGCGGTCGGGGTCGGCTACTTCGACAACGTCGACTCGACGTTCTCGCTCTCGCGGGCGATCGGCATCGCGCCGTTCTTCCTGCTCGGCTGGTACCTGCGCAAGTGGCCGGTGGTCGACTGGTGGCGCCGCGCCGGCGCCGGCGCGGTCTGGGGCGTGCGCGCGGCCGCGGTCGCCGTGTTCGCGACCTGGTTCGCCGTCGTCTACGTCAACGTCACGCCGTTCCGCGACTTCGACCTGCGCTACTGGTTCTTCTACGACGACTCCTTCAAGGGGCTCGGCGAGAACGAGTGGTGGGCCGGGTTCCTGCGATTCGGGCTCATGCTCTTCGCCGTGCTGCTCTCGGCGGCGTTCTTCGCGCTCATCCCCCGCCGCGAGACCTGGTTCACGGCCTTCGGGCAGGCGACCATGTACATCTACCTGCTGCACTCCTTCGTGCTGTACCCGATCCGCGAGACCGGCATCCTCAAGGACGAGCACGCCTCGGCCACCTGGCTGCTGACCATGGTGCTCGCCTCGCTCGCCATCGCGATCTTCCTCGCGAGTCCGCTCGTGCGGCGGATCTTCCGGCCCGTGATCGAGCCGCGGGTCGACTGGCTCTTCGTCGAGCGGGATCCCCGTCGCCCGGGGCCGCGACGCACGGATCCGATGGGATCCCGCCGCCGCTGA